A DNA window from Stenotrophomonas sp. 57 contains the following coding sequences:
- a CDS encoding glycine zipper 2TM domain-containing protein, producing MLSTSTLSFRGLAMALALVAGVAVVSDASAMSRKDKRTLVGAVVGGVAGNLLSNGDPAATVGGAVAGGAIGNLTTSDRRDRRYYDNRYYDNRYDRRYDRRYYRSGYYDRGDNRRWQRERYYDNRYYNDRGRHRGW from the coding sequence ATGCTCAGTACTTCCACACTCAGCTTCCGTGGTCTGGCGATGGCCCTGGCACTGGTGGCCGGTGTTGCCGTGGTCAGCGATGCCAGCGCGATGTCGAGGAAGGACAAGCGCACCCTGGTCGGCGCCGTCGTCGGCGGCGTGGCCGGCAACCTGCTCTCCAACGGCGACCCTGCAGCCACCGTCGGTGGTGCCGTGGCCGGTGGTGCGATCGGCAACCTGACCACCTCCGACCGCCGCGACCGTCGTTATTACGACAACCGCTACTACGACAACCGTTACGATCGCCGCTACGATCGCCGCTACTACCGCAGCGGCTATTACGACCGTGGTGACAACCGTCGCTGGCAGCGCGAGCGCTACTACGACAACCGCTACTACAACGACCGCGGCCGCCATCGCGGCTGGTAA
- a CDS encoding helix-turn-helix domain-containing protein: MGDPSSLAGTGTAYQEHPAPAPLRGHFGQLWQSQLPADADGHITELPDGCVDILWRDGALFVVGPDRVAAHPALAPGAQVLGARFRPGQALAALGLPLADIIGQAVPLVDLKGTWALKAAASIGDTAPAQRLHRMAHCLQQHMEAAALDTPAQRAHALFQALARGDATLDELPARLNLSPRSLRRLSQSQLGYGAKTLERILRLQRFLRQSRALPRHPLAMLAAEAGYADQAHLSREARELAGMTASELRLEWG; encoded by the coding sequence ATGGGCGACCCTTCCTCTCTCGCAGGTACCGGCACGGCCTACCAGGAGCATCCGGCGCCTGCGCCGCTGCGTGGCCATTTTGGCCAGCTGTGGCAGAGCCAGCTTCCTGCCGATGCCGACGGGCACATCACCGAGCTGCCTGATGGTTGCGTGGATATCCTCTGGCGCGACGGTGCGCTGTTCGTTGTCGGCCCCGATCGCGTTGCAGCGCATCCTGCGCTGGCACCGGGTGCGCAGGTACTCGGCGCGCGCTTCCGCCCTGGCCAGGCGCTGGCGGCGCTGGGCCTGCCCTTGGCCGACATCATCGGCCAGGCCGTGCCGCTGGTGGATCTGAAAGGCACGTGGGCGCTGAAGGCTGCCGCCTCCATCGGCGATACCGCGCCTGCACAACGCCTGCATCGGATGGCGCACTGCCTGCAGCAGCACATGGAAGCCGCCGCGCTCGACACCCCGGCGCAGCGTGCGCATGCATTGTTCCAGGCACTTGCCCGAGGTGATGCCACGCTGGATGAGCTACCGGCACGCTTGAACCTGAGCCCACGCAGCCTGAGGCGCCTGAGCCAGTCGCAGCTCGGGTATGGGGCGAAGACGCTGGAGCGGATCCTGCGCCTGCAACGTTTCCTGCGCCAGAGTCGCGCGTTGCCACGGCATCCGTTGGCGATGCTGGCTGCCGAGGCCGGCTATGCCGACCAGGCCCATCTCAGCCGCGAGGCGCGCGAGCTGGCCGGCATGACCGCCAGCGAACTGCGCCTGGAATGGGGGTAA
- the pnuC gene encoding nicotinamide riboside transporter PnuC has protein sequence MLEWTAALFSVLGVWLMARRRLSAWPVGLLSVTLYGLVFAEAKLYSDTLLQVAFGGFLVYGWLNWRQHAADEGSIRIVPLARGTLLRDLAIGLCGGVALGAGMHTFTDAALPWLDAMLTALSLVGQWWQARRHVACWWVWIGVDVVYVGAYLFKSLHVTAALYVFFLGLAVFGLRAWSAAAREPQVAPVR, from the coding sequence ATGCTCGAGTGGACCGCCGCGCTGTTCAGTGTGCTCGGCGTCTGGCTGATGGCCAGGCGCCGGCTGTCGGCATGGCCGGTGGGCCTGCTGTCGGTCACGCTGTACGGGTTGGTATTCGCCGAGGCCAAGCTGTACTCGGACACCCTGCTGCAGGTCGCCTTCGGTGGGTTCCTGGTCTACGGCTGGCTCAACTGGCGCCAGCACGCCGCCGATGAAGGCAGCATCCGCATCGTGCCGTTGGCACGCGGCACGCTGCTGCGCGACCTGGCCATCGGCCTGTGCGGTGGCGTGGCGCTGGGAGCCGGCATGCACACCTTCACCGACGCCGCGCTGCCGTGGCTGGACGCGATGCTGACCGCACTGAGCCTGGTTGGCCAGTGGTGGCAGGCGCGCCGCCACGTGGCCTGCTGGTGGGTGTGGATCGGGGTGGACGTGGTCTACGTGGGCGCGTATCTGTTCAAGTCGCTGCATGTGACCGCCGCGCTGTACGTGTTCTTCCTCGGGCTGGCCGTGTTCGGCCTGCGCGCATGGAGCGCGGCCGCACGCGAACCGCAGGTGGCGCCGGTGCGTTGA
- a CDS encoding VOC family protein, protein MNPAAPHDAERRIDNIEFNVADIARSKRFYGEVFGWHFTDYGPAYTEFDDGRLKGGFVSDAPVRAHGGPLVILYCADLADAQQRVLAAGGEMVQAAFAFPGGRRFHFRDLDGYELAVWSDAG, encoded by the coding sequence ATGAATCCTGCCGCGCCCCACGATGCCGAACGCCGCATCGACAACATTGAATTCAACGTCGCTGACATCGCGCGCAGCAAACGCTTCTACGGCGAGGTGTTCGGCTGGCACTTCACCGACTACGGGCCGGCCTACACCGAGTTCGACGATGGTCGCCTGAAGGGCGGCTTCGTGTCTGACGCACCAGTGCGTGCACACGGGGGGCCGTTGGTGATCCTGTACTGCGCAGACCTTGCCGATGCCCAGCAGCGCGTGCTCGCCGCCGGTGGCGAGATGGTGCAGGCGGCGTTTGCGTTCCCCGGTGGCCGCCGCTTCCACTTCCGCGATCTGGATGGCTACGAACTGGCAGTCTGGAGTGATGCGGGCTGA
- a CDS encoding peptidase domain-containing ABC transporter, whose product MRILLQSEAAECGLVALAMIADAHGHSVSLMEMRQRFSFSLKGARLSQIIEAAQHLGLSGRALRLEIENLGELRTPCILHWDLNHFVVLKKASKSGIFIADPAFGEKFVSLESASKHFTGIALELTPNSDFLARKSAPSISIKQLTGKVSGLWKSLISVLGLSLALQVFVVTAPFFLQWTIDQALVSADRDLLTILALGFGLSLAVQVVINLVRGAAVVHLSSQLSIQWMGNIFAHLVRLPLEFFEKRNLGDITSRAASVQSIQRTMTTSFVEAIIDGLMAAVTVGLMLAYSWKLAAISCAAMCIYLACRAAAFSRVRSDTERQLISSARQQGHLLESIRGIQSLKIAGQEASRTAVYNNLVVDSVNREAGLAKLGILFAASSQGIFGFERIAVIWLGAIFALDNIFSVGMLVAYLAYRDQFAQRTGSLIDRLVEFKMLRLHGERLADIALTPPDSIVDAINTPPPAGKIDVRNVSFRYGDGEPWVVRNCSFVIEEGDSLAIVGASGCGKSTLLKLILGLLKPTEGEIFIGEAGVNSTNPENARSHMAAVMQEDQLFAGSISDNISFFTSPVDQDLVHQSAGLASVSEDIEAMPMGYFSLIGDMGSSLSGGQKQRILLARALYRQPKILLLDEATSHLDIVREKLVNDSIKKLSLTRLIIAHRPETIASADRIIVMENGAICQEIVPPRPADREATEQISMA is encoded by the coding sequence CTAGCCATGATCGCCGATGCCCATGGTCATTCGGTTAGCCTAATGGAGATGAGGCAGCGCTTTTCTTTTTCACTCAAGGGGGCGAGGCTTTCTCAAATAATCGAAGCGGCGCAGCACCTTGGCCTCTCGGGGAGGGCCCTTCGCCTTGAAATCGAGAACCTTGGCGAACTGAGGACACCCTGCATACTGCACTGGGACCTAAATCATTTTGTGGTATTAAAGAAGGCATCAAAGTCGGGAATATTTATTGCCGATCCCGCCTTCGGGGAAAAATTCGTCAGCCTCGAAAGTGCCTCAAAGCATTTTACGGGGATCGCTCTCGAGCTCACACCGAATAGCGACTTCCTCGCCAGAAAATCAGCCCCCTCCATTTCGATTAAGCAACTAACCGGCAAGGTTAGCGGGCTTTGGAAAAGCCTGATTTCCGTCCTTGGCCTTTCGCTTGCACTTCAAGTCTTCGTTGTAACCGCCCCATTCTTCCTTCAGTGGACGATCGATCAGGCGTTGGTGTCAGCTGACCGAGATCTCCTGACCATCCTGGCGCTAGGATTCGGACTGTCACTTGCCGTGCAGGTTGTGATTAATCTGGTTCGGGGGGCCGCGGTTGTTCACCTCTCGTCCCAGCTAAGCATTCAGTGGATGGGAAATATTTTTGCCCATCTAGTTAGGTTGCCATTGGAATTCTTTGAGAAAAGGAATCTCGGAGACATTACTTCGCGAGCGGCATCAGTACAGTCCATCCAACGGACAATGACCACGTCATTTGTTGAAGCGATAATAGATGGCTTGATGGCCGCCGTGACAGTCGGGCTTATGCTCGCATACAGCTGGAAGTTGGCAGCGATTTCCTGCGCAGCGATGTGTATCTATCTTGCATGCCGTGCAGCCGCCTTCAGTAGAGTTCGGAGCGATACTGAACGCCAGTTGATCTCTTCAGCGCGACAACAGGGTCACCTCCTTGAGTCAATCAGAGGCATACAGAGCCTTAAGATTGCAGGCCAGGAAGCATCAAGGACCGCCGTTTACAACAACTTAGTTGTTGATTCGGTCAATAGAGAGGCTGGCTTAGCAAAGCTTGGGATTTTATTCGCAGCCAGCAGCCAAGGGATCTTTGGGTTCGAGAGAATCGCTGTTATCTGGCTTGGGGCAATTTTCGCGCTGGATAATATTTTTTCTGTTGGCATGCTTGTAGCTTATCTTGCATACAGAGATCAGTTCGCGCAGCGGACGGGATCCCTGATTGATCGCCTGGTTGAGTTCAAAATGCTTCGCCTCCATGGCGAGCGACTAGCTGATATCGCCCTAACCCCTCCAGATTCTATTGTCGACGCCATTAACACCCCCCCCCCAGCAGGAAAGATTGATGTCCGAAATGTATCTTTTCGCTATGGCGATGGAGAGCCATGGGTGGTTAGAAACTGCTCATTTGTAATTGAGGAGGGGGATTCTCTAGCCATTGTCGGCGCCTCCGGCTGTGGCAAAAGCACTCTTCTAAAGCTCATCCTGGGACTCTTGAAGCCCACGGAAGGAGAGATATTTATTGGTGAAGCTGGGGTCAATTCAACCAATCCGGAAAACGCGCGTTCGCATATGGCCGCCGTGATGCAGGAAGACCAGCTATTTGCTGGCAGCATATCGGACAACATTTCCTTCTTTACCAGCCCAGTTGACCAGGATCTTGTCCATCAATCGGCAGGACTGGCATCCGTCAGCGAGGATATCGAGGCCATGCCCATGGGCTATTTCAGCTTAATTGGTGACATGGGAAGTTCCCTCTCCGGCGGACAGAAGCAAAGAATCCTTCTCGCCAGGGCTCTATATCGACAGCCAAAGATCCTGCTACTCGACGAAGCAACGAGCCACCTGGATATTGTTCGTGAAAAACTAGTAAATGACTCCATAAAAAAGCTTTCACTAACAAGATTGATCATCGCACACCGCCCAGAAACGATTGCTAGCGCCGATCGCATCATAGTGATGGAGAATGGGGCAATCTGCCAAGAGATCGTACCTCCGCGACCAGCAGATAGGGAGGCCACAGAACAAATCAGCATGGCTTAG
- a CDS encoding integrase core domain-containing protein, which produces MVISVQTRQVLGYSVSKRLTEELVVKAFANAWALHPQRPGLIFHSDRGGQYWGNQFRQLLQSHDVVQSMSRPGNCWDNAVAESFFATLKTEEAAEPYASREQASQSIAAYIHGFYNPARLHSALGYRSPNNYARQLPAVA; this is translated from the coding sequence GTGGTCATCAGCGTCCAGACCCGGCAGGTGCTGGGCTACAGCGTTTCCAAGCGCCTGACTGAAGAGCTGGTGGTGAAAGCATTTGCCAATGCTTGGGCTCTGCATCCACAACGACCCGGCCTGATCTTCCATTCAGATCGTGGTGGGCAGTACTGGGGGAACCAGTTTCGCCAGCTGCTGCAGTCCCATGACGTGGTCCAAAGCATGAGCCGGCCTGGCAATTGCTGGGACAACGCGGTGGCCGAGAGCTTCTTTGCGACGCTCAAGACAGAAGAGGCTGCCGAGCCTTACGCCAGTAGGGAACAAGCCAGCCAATCCATCGCTGCTTACATCCACGGCTTCTATAATCCAGCCCGGCTACACTCGGCGCTGGGCTATCGCTCGCCTAACAACTACGCCCGGCAGCTCCCGGCTGTCGCATGA
- a CDS encoding Dyp-type peroxidase, giving the protein MNSQPAPITALNHTLDNEPQQITAPLTHSAAFLVLKVKDDEASIAKAREVLASTDDLIKNTAIREIERTFTCNVAIGHRVWQPLVGTTPPRELHPFRKIKGATHTAVSTPGDLLYHIRARTMDLIVAFERNLLMAFGDAVETVDDVAGFRYFDGRDLLDFVDGTANPEGLSLPEATIVGDEDPDHAGGSYVVVQKYLHNLGAWRAQKTEAQEAIIGRTKHDNIELDDAPADAQKSHKTLCTIEDADGEHEILRDNMPFANPGRGEYGTYFIGYTRRLWVIEKMLERMFIGNPAPLHDRILDFSTATTGVTFFAPSRKVLADLGD; this is encoded by the coding sequence GTGAACTCCCAGCCCGCACCGATCACCGCCCTCAACCACACGCTCGACAACGAGCCACAGCAGATCACCGCGCCGCTCACCCATTCGGCGGCGTTCCTGGTGCTGAAGGTGAAGGATGACGAGGCCTCGATCGCGAAGGCACGCGAGGTGCTCGCCAGCACCGACGACCTGATCAAGAACACCGCCATCCGCGAGATCGAGCGGACCTTCACCTGCAACGTGGCCATTGGTCATCGCGTGTGGCAGCCGCTGGTCGGCACCACGCCGCCGCGCGAACTGCACCCGTTCCGCAAGATCAAGGGCGCCACCCACACCGCCGTGTCCACGCCGGGTGACCTGCTGTACCACATCCGTGCACGCACCATGGACCTGATCGTGGCGTTCGAGCGCAACCTGCTGATGGCCTTTGGTGACGCGGTGGAAACGGTCGATGATGTCGCCGGTTTCCGCTACTTCGATGGCCGCGACCTGCTCGACTTCGTCGATGGCACCGCCAATCCGGAAGGGCTGTCGTTGCCGGAAGCCACCATCGTGGGCGATGAGGACCCGGACCACGCCGGCGGCAGCTACGTGGTGGTGCAGAAGTACCTGCACAATCTTGGTGCGTGGCGCGCACAGAAGACCGAGGCGCAGGAAGCCATCATCGGCCGCACCAAGCACGACAACATCGAACTGGACGATGCGCCGGCCGATGCGCAGAAGTCGCACAAGACGCTGTGCACCATCGAGGATGCCGACGGCGAGCACGAGATCCTGCGTGACAACATGCCGTTCGCCAACCCGGGCCGCGGCGAGTACGGCACCTACTTCATCGGCTACACGCGCCGGCTGTGGGTGATCGAGAAGATGCTCGAGCGCATGTTCATCGGCAATCCCGCGCCGCTGCACGACCGCATCCTCGATTTCTCCACCGCCACCACCGGCGTGACCTTCTTCGCGCCCTCGCGCAAAGTGCTGGCCGACCTCGGCGATTGA
- a CDS encoding Ax21 family protein: MNKNSLLALGLLAALPFAASATDGLSYNYVEGGYVNTDAKGGDADGWKVKGSVAVHPNFHIFGDYSAQETDKFKNDVDQWRLGVGYNYGIAPNTDLVARVAYQKYDEKRGLDFNGYSTEVGVRTAFNPYVEGYVMAGYEDFSKKHGYNPDGEFYGRVGATAKFNQNWGLSGEVKLAKAGDREWFVGPRFTW; the protein is encoded by the coding sequence ATGAACAAGAATTCGCTGCTCGCCCTGGGTCTTCTGGCTGCTCTGCCGTTCGCTGCATCGGCGACCGATGGCCTGTCGTACAACTACGTTGAAGGCGGCTACGTGAACACCGATGCCAAGGGCGGCGACGCCGACGGCTGGAAGGTGAAGGGTTCCGTGGCGGTGCACCCGAACTTCCACATCTTCGGCGACTACAGCGCGCAGGAGACCGACAAGTTCAAGAATGACGTCGACCAGTGGCGCCTGGGTGTCGGCTACAACTACGGCATCGCACCGAACACCGACCTGGTGGCCCGTGTTGCGTACCAGAAGTACGACGAGAAGCGCGGCCTGGACTTCAACGGCTACTCCACCGAAGTGGGCGTGCGCACCGCGTTCAACCCGTACGTGGAAGGCTACGTGATGGCCGGCTACGAAGATTTCAGCAAGAAGCACGGCTACAACCCGGACGGCGAGTTCTACGGCCGCGTGGGCGCCACCGCCAAGTTCAACCAGAACTGGGGCCTGAGTGGCGAAGTGAAGCTGGCCAAGGCCGGCGACCGCGAGTGGTTCGTGGGCCCGCGCTTCACCTGGTAA
- a CDS encoding TonB-dependent siderophore receptor → MNRCLRPTLLSLALCAALPLHASEAEASPDAAATGAERSPTELAAVRVQAGKPKADTSRVNAFGGGSWKDTPASVNVLERDYLDRRQVRSLSELASNDASLGDAYAPVGYYQNIAIRGFALDPATGYRFNGLSIAGEQRLALENVQSVEILKGEAGLAAGVMAPGGIINYIGKRPAEVRTATLGTDSEGSRYVAVDVGHWITPRFGLRLNAAWDSSNAYVEHADGRRNVYSLAADWLIGEHGKLEVDANYQTSSQRSVSGYQLLGARELPRGVDREHLLGYQPWQRPVDIASTNITALHTYDFSDAWQSRVSVGHSRSVIDDNVAFAYGCYYATQCADGSVPGNYFAPNGDYDIYDYRSPDDTRRNQQARAELRGRFETGSVGHQLTIGADYFRRTVDKRPSVNEYVGTSNIHEAPVPVFEPSPKMPGPSARRLDSRQTAFFALDRMSFGDDWQWLAGGRFVRLDERAYDKRGVPQRHSRLSRFLPQTAVVWKATDQLNAYASYVRGISLGQEAPFWTSNADTFLPSVQSRQLEVGVKYVPVEALTLGAAVFRISQPYQYAKPDNSDVGYTFVEEGTQTHTGLELTANGQLTDALQIVASASVLQARARDTGTPTYEGHQLVNVPKVRASVHVAYALPFVQGLDVTGGWRYAGANVARADGGVRAPDYSVFDAGLRFQHRLHERAVTWNLSVDNVFNRFYWRDTGSSGGDYYLFPGAPRQARLSVTFAL, encoded by the coding sequence ATGAACCGCTGCCTGCGCCCCACCCTGCTCTCCCTCGCCCTCTGCGCCGCGCTGCCGCTGCACGCCAGCGAGGCCGAGGCGTCCCCCGATGCGGCTGCCACCGGCGCCGAACGCTCGCCGACCGAGCTGGCAGCAGTGCGCGTGCAGGCCGGCAAACCGAAGGCCGACACCTCGCGCGTGAACGCCTTCGGTGGCGGCAGCTGGAAGGACACGCCGGCGTCGGTGAACGTGCTCGAGCGCGATTACCTCGACCGTCGCCAGGTACGTTCGCTGTCCGAACTGGCCAGCAACGATGCCTCGCTGGGTGATGCGTATGCGCCGGTGGGCTACTACCAGAACATCGCCATCCGCGGCTTCGCACTGGACCCCGCCACCGGCTACCGCTTCAACGGGCTGTCCATCGCCGGCGAACAGCGCCTGGCGCTGGAGAACGTGCAGTCGGTGGAAATCCTCAAGGGTGAAGCCGGCCTGGCCGCAGGCGTGATGGCGCCTGGCGGCATCATCAACTACATCGGCAAGCGCCCGGCCGAAGTGCGCACCGCCACGCTCGGCACCGATTCGGAAGGCTCGCGCTATGTCGCCGTCGATGTCGGCCACTGGATCACCCCGCGCTTCGGCCTGCGCCTGAACGCCGCGTGGGATTCCAGCAACGCCTATGTCGAGCACGCCGATGGCCGCCGCAACGTCTACTCGCTGGCGGCCGACTGGCTGATCGGCGAGCACGGCAAGCTGGAAGTGGATGCCAACTACCAGACCAGCTCGCAGCGCTCGGTGTCGGGCTACCAGCTGCTGGGCGCGCGCGAACTGCCGCGTGGCGTCGACCGCGAGCACCTGCTGGGCTACCAGCCGTGGCAGCGCCCGGTGGATATCGCCAGCACCAACATCACCGCCCTGCACACCTACGATTTCAGCGACGCCTGGCAGTCGCGTGTCTCGGTCGGCCACAGCCGCTCGGTGATCGATGACAACGTCGCGTTCGCCTACGGCTGCTACTACGCCACGCAATGCGCCGATGGCAGCGTGCCGGGCAACTACTTCGCGCCCAACGGCGACTACGACATCTACGACTACCGCAGCCCGGATGACACCCGCCGCAACCAGCAGGCGCGCGCCGAACTGCGCGGCCGCTTCGAGACCGGCAGCGTCGGCCATCAGCTGACCATCGGTGCCGACTACTTCCGCCGCACCGTGGACAAGCGCCCCAGCGTCAACGAGTACGTCGGCACCAGCAACATCCACGAAGCACCGGTGCCGGTGTTCGAACCGTCGCCGAAGATGCCCGGCCCGTCCGCACGGCGTCTGGACAGCCGCCAGACCGCGTTCTTCGCGCTGGACCGGATGAGCTTCGGCGATGACTGGCAGTGGCTGGCCGGTGGCCGCTTCGTGCGCCTCGACGAGCGCGCCTACGACAAGCGTGGCGTCCCGCAGCGGCACAGCCGCCTTTCGCGCTTCCTGCCGCAGACTGCGGTGGTGTGGAAGGCCACCGACCAGCTCAATGCCTACGCCAGCTACGTGCGCGGCATTTCGCTGGGCCAGGAAGCACCGTTCTGGACCAGCAATGCCGACACCTTCCTGCCGTCGGTGCAGTCGCGGCAGCTGGAAGTGGGCGTGAAGTACGTGCCGGTCGAAGCGCTGACCCTGGGCGCGGCGGTGTTCCGCATTTCGCAGCCGTACCAGTACGCAAAGCCGGACAACAGCGACGTCGGCTACACCTTCGTCGAAGAAGGCACGCAGACCCACACCGGCCTGGAGCTGACCGCCAACGGCCAGCTGACGGACGCATTGCAGATCGTGGCCAGTGCCAGCGTGCTGCAGGCGCGCGCTCGCGATACCGGCACGCCCACCTATGAAGGCCATCAGCTGGTGAACGTGCCGAAGGTGCGGGCCAGTGTGCACGTGGCCTATGCGCTGCCGTTCGTGCAGGGCCTGGACGTGACCGGTGGCTGGCGCTATGCCGGTGCCAACGTGGCCCGCGCCGACGGCGGCGTGCGTGCACCGGACTACTCGGTGTTCGACGCCGGCCTGCGTTTCCAGCATCGCCTGCACGAGCGTGCGGTGACCTGGAACCTGTCGGTGGACAACGTGTTCAACCGCTTCTACTGGCGCGATACCGGCAGCAGCGGCGGTGACTACTACCTGTTCCCCGGCGCACCGCGACAGGCGCGCCTGTCGGTGACGTTCGCGCTGTGA
- a CDS encoding phosphotransferase gives MTSSSHRVQGLNNDEVAADWPPISAADIAWLSARYPQLGEHSQPRWHSPRPLSAAAIVDGVDGAVFVKRHHHSVRSAACLEEEHRFIARLAAAGVPVVQVLAAVDGHTAVEHGEWTFELHDVGVGDDLYRDAVSWSLLTDVAQAREAGRMLARLHRASASYHAPQRSTHLLVARDDLIRADDPIEAIKADLPARPGLARYLARIPWEAQLQRDVLPWHAGLAARLRDEPQLWAHNDWHVSNLLWRDGQVSTVLDFGLASPTSALFDLATAIERNAVAWLELERGRDAVRIDIALALLDGYREVLPLSGTRVHLLADLLPMVHFDFALSEVEYFEGITGSTANADVAWQPFMLGHPAWFHSAPGQALLQALHAAA, from the coding sequence ATGACGTCTTCCTCTCACCGCGTGCAGGGCCTCAACAATGACGAGGTCGCTGCCGACTGGCCACCCATCAGCGCCGCGGACATCGCGTGGCTGAGCGCGCGATACCCGCAGCTGGGCGAGCACAGCCAACCCCGCTGGCACAGCCCGCGGCCGCTGTCGGCCGCCGCCATCGTCGACGGCGTGGACGGCGCGGTGTTCGTCAAGCGCCATCACCACAGTGTGCGCAGCGCGGCCTGCCTGGAAGAAGAGCATCGCTTCATCGCCCGTCTCGCCGCAGCGGGCGTGCCGGTGGTGCAGGTGCTGGCGGCGGTTGATGGCCACACTGCGGTCGAACACGGCGAATGGACGTTTGAACTGCACGATGTCGGCGTGGGCGACGACCTGTACCGCGACGCGGTGTCGTGGTCGTTGCTGACCGATGTCGCGCAGGCCCGCGAAGCCGGGCGCATGCTAGCGCGGCTGCACCGTGCCTCCGCCAGCTACCACGCGCCACAGCGCAGTACCCACCTGCTGGTCGCGCGCGATGATCTGATCCGTGCCGACGATCCGATCGAAGCAATCAAGGCCGACCTGCCCGCACGGCCGGGGCTGGCCCGTTACCTCGCACGCATCCCCTGGGAAGCGCAGCTGCAGCGCGACGTGCTGCCATGGCACGCCGGCCTGGCCGCGCGCCTGCGCGACGAACCCCAGTTGTGGGCGCACAACGACTGGCATGTGTCCAACCTGCTGTGGCGCGACGGGCAGGTCAGTACCGTGCTGGATTTCGGCCTGGCCTCGCCCACCAGCGCGCTGTTCGACCTCGCCACCGCGATCGAGCGCAACGCGGTGGCGTGGCTGGAACTGGAGCGCGGCAGGGATGCAGTGCGCATCGACATCGCGCTGGCGTTGCTTGATGGCTACCGCGAAGTGCTGCCGCTGTCGGGTACGCGCGTGCATCTGCTGGCCGACCTGCTGCCGATGGTCCATTTCGACTTCGCACTGTCCGAAGTGGAGTACTTCGAAGGCATCACTGGCTCCACCGCGAATGCGGACGTGGCCTGGCAGCCGTTCATGCTGGGGCATCCCGCATGGTTCCACAGCGCGCCGGGGCAGGCCCTGCTGCAGGCCCTGCACGCTGCAGCGTGA